In one Desertibacillus haloalkaliphilus genomic region, the following are encoded:
- a CDS encoding site-specific integrase — protein sequence MDNQLIKAFIYYLSTDKGLRAKTVKAYESDLILFSNFGTI from the coding sequence ATGGATAATCAATTAATAAAAGCGTTTATTTATTATTTATCAACAGACAAAGGACTTCGAGCCAAAACTGTAAAAGCATATGAATCTGATCTAATATTATTTAGCAATTTCGGAACAATTTAA
- a CDS encoding tyrosine-type recombinase/integrase, whose amino-acid sequence MHFHFMRRSCLTFLRKSGVDIFTLQKISVHADVKTLQHYIHVDETELYDMMLWLNIHFREVD is encoded by the coding sequence TTGCACTTTCATTTTATGAGGAGGTCGTGCTTAACATTTCTCCGAAAAAGCGGTGTAGATATATTCACATTACAAAAGATTAGCGTTCATGCTGACGTAAAAACATTGCAGCACTATATTCATGTAGACGAAACTGAACTATATGATATGATGCTATGGTTAAACATCCACTTTCGCGAGGTGGATTGA